A stretch of Nitrospiria bacterium DNA encodes these proteins:
- a CDS encoding helix-turn-helix domain-containing protein — protein sequence MTISEEALVALCSYDFPGNIRELQNILQQAIIKSSAGSSITSEDFPFSLSQSEFSFKSWKETRRQAILSWEKEYLSRVLTASSGHKSSAAQRLQLTRQMLYKLMKRHRML from the coding sequence GTGACCATTTCGGAAGAGGCCCTGGTTGCACTTTGTTCCTATGACTTCCCGGGAAATATCCGTGAGCTTCAAAATATACTCCAACAGGCGATCATTAAAAGTTCCGCCGGGAGCAGTATTACATCTGAGGACTTTCCTTTTTCTTTAAGCCAAAGTGAATTCTCCTTTAAATCCTGGAAGGAAACACGTCGGCAAGCTATTCTTTCTTGGGAGAAGGAATATCTTTCGCGGGTCTTAACAGCTTCATCGGGTCATAAATCTTCCGCAGCGCAACGGCTTCAACTAACCCGTCAGATGCTATACAAACTTATGAAACGGCATCGGATGCTTTAA
- a CDS encoding sigma-54 factor interaction domain-containing protein — protein sequence MSPNSKETRGRINKILVERLHLVGESPQFLQAVDQCLAISQNDITVLFLGETGTGKELFSRWVHQLSPRASGPFVPVDCASIPETLFAHELFGHEKGAFTDAREENKGLLAEALGGTLFLDEVESLPVGAQGTLLRLLENRTWRPLGSTTSQALNCRVIAASN from the coding sequence ATGTCCCCTAATAGCAAAGAAACAAGAGGCAGAATAAATAAAATTTTAGTTGAGAGACTTCATCTCGTAGGTGAAAGCCCGCAATTTTTACAGGCAGTGGATCAATGCTTGGCTATTTCTCAAAATGATATAACCGTTCTCTTTTTGGGTGAGACGGGAACCGGAAAGGAACTCTTCTCCCGATGGGTACACCAATTAAGTCCCCGTGCTTCAGGTCCCTTTGTTCCTGTGGATTGCGCTTCGATTCCCGAAACGCTTTTCGCCCATGAGCTTTTTGGCCATGAAAAGGGTGCCTTCACGGATGCCCGTGAAGAGAATAAAGGACTCCTGGCTGAAGCCTTAGGGGGCACTCTATTTTTGGATGAAGTTGAAAGTTTGCCTGTTGGAGCACAAGGAACTCTGTTGCGCCTCCTCGAAAATCGAACCTGGCGCCCTCTGGGTTCAACGACATCTCAGGCACTCAATTGTCGGGTGATCGCCGCCTCCAATTAG
- a CDS encoding sigma-54 dependent transcriptional regulator, which produces MDKVENLLVQKLNLIGKSPAFSHVMEQCTSVAPHETTVLLSGETGTGKEICARAIHELSQHASGSFIPVDCASLPEALFANELFGHDRGAFTDAHETKQGLLSLAEGGTFFLDEVESLSFGSQGVLLRLLENRTWRPLGSQKFYSLKCRVIAATNQDLLGLVLAKTFRPDLYYRLSVNVISLPPLKERREDIPLLVQHFLSQYGPTYQKEGIHLSKEGIETLSDYSFPGNVRELQNILQQAIIRTSGSCIKTEDLQVPSTGCKYPSDCSWSEARRQALLAWEKEFLSKMLSTSSGNISEMSRKLKLSRQVLYRLLKRHNLKPPSPNETPTPSSLDKKDQNPLKPVIK; this is translated from the coding sequence ATGGACAAAGTAGAAAACCTCTTGGTCCAAAAATTAAATCTTATTGGAAAAAGTCCTGCCTTTTCCCATGTCATGGAACAGTGCACTTCCGTTGCCCCTCATGAAACCACCGTTCTCCTTTCGGGAGAAACGGGGACAGGGAAAGAAATCTGTGCACGGGCGATCCATGAATTGAGTCAACATGCTTCAGGTTCATTTATTCCCGTTGACTGTGCTTCCCTCCCTGAGGCCCTTTTTGCAAATGAGTTATTTGGTCATGATAGGGGGGCTTTTACCGATGCCCATGAAACCAAACAAGGGCTCCTTTCTCTTGCTGAAGGGGGAACTTTTTTCCTGGATGAGGTAGAGAGCTTATCATTTGGCTCACAGGGTGTGCTCCTTCGCCTCTTGGAAAATCGAACCTGGCGTCCATTAGGTTCCCAAAAATTTTATTCACTCAAATGCCGTGTTATTGCGGCAACAAATCAGGATCTCCTTGGGCTGGTTTTAGCAAAAACCTTTCGACCAGACCTGTATTACCGACTCTCTGTTAATGTAATATCCCTTCCCCCTTTAAAAGAAAGACGGGAAGATATCCCGCTTTTGGTTCAGCATTTCCTAAGCCAATATGGTCCAACTTATCAAAAAGAAGGAATCCATCTCTCTAAGGAAGGGATTGAAACTTTGTCGGACTATTCCTTTCCCGGGAATGTCCGTGAACTTCAGAATATTCTCCAGCAGGCCATCATTCGAACATCAGGGTCTTGTATTAAAACCGAGGATTTGCAGGTTCCTTCAACCGGATGTAAATATCCTTCTGATTGTTCATGGTCAGAGGCCAGACGACAGGCCCTTTTGGCTTGGGAGAAAGAATTTCTATCCAAAATGCTATCTACCTCATCAGGGAATATTTCTGAAATGTCCCGAAAACTAAAACTCAGTAGGCAGGTCCTTTATCGCCTCCTAAAGCGGCATAACCTTAAACCCCCTTCCCCAAATGAAACGCCAACACCTTCATCTCTTGATAAAAAAGACCAAAACCCCCTCAAACCTGTTATCAAATAG
- a CDS encoding DUF2127 domain-containing protein, whose product MKGRSADFILKLIILDRFIVGTLLILLSMGLFNLIGRDLATLVRGFVEALNLDVDNHYIQLSLTYLSLVNNKIVFGISLGIFLYGVLYLIQGYGLHLRKRWAEYLTVVAVGLLIPFEIFEVLQKLTLFRVSALVINIAIVVFLIRHKELFPKKEKPHLKRAQEPVLPR is encoded by the coding sequence ATGAAAGGAAGATCTGCTGATTTTATTTTAAAGCTAATCATTTTAGACCGCTTCATTGTTGGGACTCTATTAATCCTTCTTTCTATGGGATTGTTTAACCTCATTGGTAGAGATTTAGCGACTCTGGTTAGGGGTTTTGTTGAGGCTCTCAATTTGGATGTGGACAACCATTATATACAACTTTCCTTAACCTATCTCTCATTAGTGAATAACAAAATTGTCTTTGGAATCTCTTTGGGGATTTTTTTATACGGTGTTTTGTACCTCATTCAAGGGTATGGGCTTCATTTGAGGAAAAGATGGGCGGAATATCTCACGGTGGTTGCAGTCGGCCTTTTGATTCCTTTTGAGATTTTCGAGGTTCTCCAAAAATTGACCTTATTCCGTGTCAGTGCTCTGGTGATCAATATCGCCATTGTGGTTTTCCTAATCCGGCATAAAGAGCTTTTCCCAAAAAAAGAAAAGCCTCATCTGAAACGGGCACAAGAACCAGTCCTACCCAGGTAA
- a CDS encoding methylated-DNA--[protein]-cysteine S-methyltransferase, whose amino-acid sequence MNPIYYFDFSSPVGQIVLYGTPESLSKIKIFPHSRKSIFSADEKKFSLQKRSDLFKIWLDWFENYFEGKVQPVKGPIQFSVGTPFQQKVWKTLLKIPFGQVKSYKWMAEKTGSPQAVRAVGQANGKNPFPILIPCHRVIYNNGYLGGYTGGLGIKRQLLEVEGWSVQNHRVVKKLPLSFPLSPPHHSRNL is encoded by the coding sequence ATGAACCCTATTTATTATTTCGACTTTTCCTCACCTGTTGGGCAGATTGTCCTCTATGGAACCCCGGAGAGCCTTTCTAAAATAAAAATCTTCCCCCATTCCCGGAAAAGCATATTTTCCGCGGATGAAAAAAAATTTTCTCTTCAAAAAAGAAGTGATCTTTTTAAAATTTGGCTGGATTGGTTTGAGAACTATTTTGAGGGAAAGGTCCAGCCGGTTAAAGGGCCTATCCAATTTTCCGTCGGGACACCCTTTCAGCAAAAAGTTTGGAAAACACTTCTCAAAATTCCTTTCGGACAGGTCAAAAGTTATAAATGGATGGCGGAGAAGACAGGCTCTCCACAAGCGGTGCGTGCCGTAGGTCAAGCCAATGGGAAAAACCCTTTTCCGATTTTAATTCCCTGTCATCGGGTCATTTATAATAACGGATATTTAGGAGGATATACCGGAGGCCTTGGAATTAAGCGTCAACTTTTAGAGGTGGAGGGTTGGTCTGTGCAAAATCACCGCGTAGTTAAAAAACTTCCTTTGTCTTTCCCTCTCTCCCCCCCTCATCATTCCCGCAATCTTTAA
- a CDS encoding PilZ domain-containing protein, translating into MEIKRKHGRITFLADAQVHSPRQGISFEGSITTLGRQGLGMFSQGFLENNAPVEILVTFKDSKGTLHKERVRGRVTGVKIGVDGNTFGVEFNEKINQDQNPALYQYLYQAPTRIS; encoded by the coding sequence ATGGAAATTAAACGCAAGCACGGGCGGATTACATTTTTAGCAGATGCGCAAGTTCATTCCCCCCGGCAAGGAATTTCTTTTGAGGGATCCATTACCACTTTGGGACGGCAAGGATTGGGTATGTTTTCCCAAGGTTTTTTAGAAAACAATGCCCCGGTTGAAATTTTGGTGACCTTTAAAGATTCAAAGGGTACCCTTCACAAAGAACGTGTCCGGGGCCGTGTCACGGGGGTTAAAATCGGGGTGGATGGAAATACCTTTGGGGTGGAATTTAACGAGAAAATTAACCAGGACCAAAACCCTGCCCTCTACCAATACCTTTATCAAGCCCCGACTCGGATATCCTAA
- a CDS encoding M48 family metallopeptidase, whose translation MTGRSQLILISPGEEVQMGLSAYQEVLGKAKLSTDPSINEMVKRVGARIAAVSERPDFEWEFNVIDDDEMINAFALPGGKVAVYTGILPYTKDEDGMATVLGHEVAHALARHGAERISSGILAQIGMVGLNLALEDRDPQVVQSVNAAFGLGVNVGVLLPFNRNQESEADHIGLFLMAKAGYDPRKAVGFWQRMSQTKKEKPPEFLSTHPADERRIRQIQEWLPDMLKVYQTASQNP comes from the coding sequence GTGACCGGAAGATCCCAGCTCATTTTAATTTCGCCTGGAGAAGAAGTTCAAATGGGCCTTTCTGCTTATCAGGAGGTGTTGGGCAAGGCAAAGCTCAGTACGGATCCCAGTATCAATGAGATGGTCAAGCGGGTGGGGGCCCGAATTGCCGCTGTTTCCGAACGGCCCGATTTCGAATGGGAGTTTAATGTGATCGACGATGATGAGATGATCAATGCGTTTGCCCTTCCCGGGGGAAAGGTCGCGGTTTATACTGGAATTCTACCCTATACAAAAGATGAGGATGGAATGGCAACGGTTTTGGGCCATGAGGTGGCTCATGCACTGGCCCGTCATGGGGCAGAGAGAATCAGCTCAGGAATTTTGGCTCAAATCGGTATGGTGGGGTTAAATCTGGCTTTGGAAGACCGGGATCCCCAGGTGGTGCAATCCGTAAATGCTGCTTTTGGTTTGGGTGTAAATGTTGGGGTTCTACTCCCCTTTAACCGCAACCAGGAATCCGAAGCAGACCACATCGGTCTATTTTTGATGGCAAAGGCAGGGTATGATCCCCGTAAAGCGGTTGGATTCTGGCAGCGAATGAGCCAAACCAAAAAAGAAAAACCTCCTGAATTTCTCTCCACCCATCCTGCCGATGAAAGAAGAATCCGGCAGATTCAAGAATGGCTTCCTGATATGCTGAAAGTATATCAGACCGCTTCGCAAAATCCTTGA
- a CDS encoding GAF domain-containing protein produces MGKHIQHSGLKKKIIFSILWVGLATGIIGLSSAYFIGKSSLSRAIGANFKKLAQVTAENIENTLRLRIEEGRLLASSHAVLVTVEDSNSFYEGSAEEEIQQRLMQVEERWVHAQGVNAFLLEVLNNRATTYLTQFSEKNREGGGPLLLFATNERGAVVAATEKTSHYYFGEEKWWKQAFQKGEGQLYISDLEQNEDLNARILLIATPIQKGGQNIGVVTMIYDVASFLGTATTSKIGKTDLTMIAGSDGNLIFNPASPGQSQPLPKGMIGILQSGGPGWASTKDDPRYPGKEAITGFAPVSITSKLGEGNFGGKNWTVFTSQDPQETFAPVYKLLQWMVFIGLLGSGVLGFLGFVAARRIVKPIEELQRGTERIGEGDLNYRIHLETHDEIEDLANKFNEMTYKVKLAQISLEEQVKERTKELEQQKKELFVLYSIASALNKSLHLDEILQETLKRLLELTHADAGLVWLSTDNKGGKFSVAATRDLRPDLPQNENLLQLVDHVGHVILKSGSFWTSENLSSDERVSNLPFWDIGFMSVNAIPLISKGKVLGVCYLLHKNIHALTSKEINLLSTIGTQIGIAIEHSLLFANHLFKQIEDEI; encoded by the coding sequence ATGGGCAAACACATTCAACACTCGGGTTTAAAGAAGAAAATAATATTTTCCATCCTTTGGGTGGGTTTGGCGACGGGGATCATCGGCCTCTCCTCTGCCTACTTTATCGGAAAATCCTCCTTGTCCCGTGCCATCGGAGCCAATTTTAAAAAATTAGCCCAGGTGACGGCAGAAAATATTGAAAACACCCTCCGGCTTCGTATCGAAGAGGGTCGTCTATTGGCCAGTTCCCATGCCGTTCTGGTGACGGTTGAGGATTCCAATTCTTTTTATGAGGGAAGTGCGGAAGAGGAAATCCAGCAACGGTTAATGCAGGTTGAAGAGCGTTGGGTTCATGCCCAAGGAGTGAATGCCTTTCTGCTGGAGGTTCTCAACAACAGGGCCACAACCTATTTGACTCAGTTTTCGGAAAAAAATCGGGAAGGTGGAGGTCCTCTTTTATTGTTTGCAACCAATGAACGGGGCGCAGTTGTAGCCGCAACCGAAAAAACCTCCCACTATTATTTTGGTGAAGAAAAATGGTGGAAGCAAGCTTTTCAAAAAGGGGAAGGGCAACTCTACATTAGCGATTTAGAGCAAAACGAGGACCTGAATGCAAGAATTTTGTTGATCGCAACTCCCATTCAAAAAGGGGGTCAGAATATTGGGGTGGTTACCATGATCTATGATGTGGCTTCTTTTCTGGGAACGGCGACTACCTCTAAAATTGGAAAGACGGACCTGACCATGATTGCGGGGTCGGACGGGAATCTAATTTTTAATCCTGCTTCTCCCGGTCAGTCACAACCTCTTCCTAAAGGAATGATTGGAATCCTTCAATCGGGGGGCCCGGGGTGGGCCAGCACAAAGGATGATCCTCGATATCCGGGCAAGGAAGCCATTACCGGTTTTGCCCCGGTTTCCATTACCTCTAAGCTGGGGGAAGGGAATTTTGGAGGAAAAAACTGGACTGTTTTTACCAGCCAGGACCCCCAAGAAACGTTTGCCCCTGTGTATAAACTGCTTCAATGGATGGTGTTTATTGGTCTCTTAGGGTCAGGTGTTTTGGGGTTTTTAGGCTTTGTGGCGGCTCGCCGGATTGTCAAACCCATAGAGGAACTCCAACGGGGAACCGAACGAATCGGGGAGGGGGATTTGAACTACCGGATTCATTTAGAAACGCATGATGAGATCGAAGATTTGGCCAATAAATTTAATGAAATGACCTATAAAGTAAAGCTGGCGCAAATCAGTTTAGAAGAACAGGTTAAGGAGAGAACCAAAGAACTGGAACAGCAAAAAAAGGAATTGTTTGTTCTTTATTCCATCGCATCAGCCCTGAACAAATCTCTTCATTTAGATGAGATTTTACAGGAAACGCTTAAAAGACTTCTAGAGCTAACCCATGCAGACGCGGGACTGGTCTGGCTTTCCACCGATAACAAAGGAGGAAAGTTTTCCGTTGCGGCGACCCGAGACCTCCGTCCCGACCTTCCACAAAATGAAAATCTATTGCAATTGGTGGATCATGTGGGACATGTCATTCTGAAATCAGGATCCTTTTGGACTTCGGAGAATCTCTCATCCGATGAAAGGGTTTCGAACCTTCCTTTTTGGGATATTGGGTTTATGTCCGTCAATGCAATTCCGTTGATTTCAAAGGGAAAGGTGTTAGGAGTGTGCTACCTCCTGCACAAAAATATTCATGCACTCACCTCAAAGGAAATCAATTTATTAAGTACCATCGGAACACAAATCGGAATTGCAATTGAACATTCTTTGCTTTTTGCAAACCACCTCTTCAAACAAATCGAGGATGAAATTTAA
- a CDS encoding outer membrane lipoprotein-sorting protein, with protein MRFLKSFLWIAVPFFLFHPLTTLGQEDPLTAGEIVEKAEKFPGNDQRSKITFKIREKDGTERKLVSVRFWKNYQGKNGLDSKTLIFSEYPPDQRGSAFMSWSYRAEAGKPDEQWIYIPFIRKVTRIPGKGDESFQGSDLKASDMTPREVNLDRHSLVREETIENKDYYVIKSSPKQNDPNYPYSKVVKWITKDNFLKERLDYYDENEILVKKQHISWKQVGKVWVWEKVVMTNSVNSNQTVLTFSDIRIGTGLSDNLFSERSMKAGLAKIR; from the coding sequence ATGAGATTTTTAAAATCTTTTTTGTGGATTGCCGTTCCTTTTTTTCTTTTCCATCCCTTGACGACTTTAGGCCAGGAAGATCCACTGACCGCAGGGGAGATTGTGGAAAAGGCCGAGAAATTTCCAGGAAATGACCAACGCTCTAAAATCACCTTTAAAATCAGGGAAAAAGACGGGACGGAACGTAAATTGGTTTCGGTTCGGTTTTGGAAAAATTATCAGGGAAAAAATGGGCTCGACTCTAAGACATTGATTTTTAGTGAATATCCTCCTGATCAAAGGGGTTCAGCGTTTATGTCCTGGTCCTATCGTGCGGAGGCCGGAAAGCCCGATGAACAATGGATTTATATTCCATTTATTCGGAAGGTTACAAGAATTCCGGGAAAAGGGGATGAAAGCTTTCAGGGATCGGATTTGAAAGCCTCCGATATGACTCCCCGGGAAGTGAACTTGGATCGTCATTCCCTGGTTCGTGAGGAAACCATAGAGAATAAGGATTATTATGTGATCAAGAGTAGCCCCAAACAGAATGACCCCAACTATCCCTACAGCAAGGTGGTGAAGTGGATCACAAAAGATAATTTTTTAAAAGAGCGGTTGGATTATTATGATGAGAATGAAATTCTGGTAAAAAAACAGCATATTTCATGGAAACAGGTTGGAAAAGTTTGGGTGTGGGAAAAAGTGGTGATGACCAATTCGGTCAATTCTAATCAAACGGTTCTCACGTTTAGTGACATTCGAATTGGCACAGGACTTTCTGATAACCTTTTTAGCGAACGTTCGATGAAGGCGGGCCTTGCTAAGATCCGATAG
- a CDS encoding ComF family protein has translation MALSCFFGKVLNYLLPTPCQVCGHFQQDGTTQWFCHSCWSDIPWIKHPGCIRCGKPYSAEATFSYPCGQCQMKPPSFDGCISVGYYEGTFSKAIQLFKFHKKTQLAFPFTHLMVSSLRKLPGIDLLIPVPLHPKRLKEREFNQSFLLSYHISRFLGWPMRPNHLERAKYTPPQIGLNASARIKNMKDAFNLKINEKLKGKKVLLIDDVLTTGATVEACARLLKREGGVEKVFVGTLARTRPV, from the coding sequence ATGGCTCTCTCCTGCTTTTTTGGAAAGGTTTTAAATTATCTCCTTCCCACCCCGTGTCAGGTTTGTGGCCATTTTCAACAAGATGGAACCACCCAATGGTTTTGTCACTCCTGCTGGAGCGACATTCCATGGATTAAACATCCGGGGTGTATTCGTTGCGGGAAACCGTATTCGGCCGAGGCGACTTTCTCTTATCCCTGCGGTCAATGCCAAATGAAGCCCCCATCTTTTGACGGTTGCATTTCAGTGGGGTACTATGAAGGCACTTTTTCAAAGGCCATTCAGCTTTTTAAATTTCACAAAAAAACCCAACTGGCTTTTCCATTCACCCACCTGATGGTTTCTTCGCTGAGGAAGCTTCCAGGAATTGATCTTTTAATCCCTGTCCCTCTTCACCCGAAACGGTTAAAGGAGCGGGAATTCAATCAATCTTTTCTTCTAAGCTATCATATTAGCCGTTTTTTGGGATGGCCCATGAGGCCCAACCATTTGGAGAGGGCCAAATATACCCCACCCCAAATTGGGCTCAACGCCTCTGCGCGGATAAAAAATATGAAGGATGCTTTTAACCTAAAAATAAATGAGAAATTAAAAGGAAAGAAGGTTCTCCTCATTGATGATGTATTGACCACGGGGGCCACGGTAGAGGCCTGTGCCCGGTTGCTTAAAAGAGAAGGGGGTGTAGAGAAGGTGTTTGTGGGGACACTGGCCAGGACGAGGCCTGTTTAA
- the bioB gene encoding biotin synthase BioB: MNPFETFAEKALRAEALKHSECVEVLRAEGEALLPLIHAAFRVRKTYFGRGIKLHRLINAKSGLCPEDCGYCSQSAVSTAPIETYPLLSKEKILREAENAVAAKALRFCIVTSGRGPSLREIDQIGDTVREIKEKFPLEICCSLGLLSPEHARSLKKAGVDRINHNINTSERYHSSICNTHGFSDRIQTLKNAKSAGLDICSGGIIGMGESEEDIIDFAMVFRDLEVNSIPINFLNPIPGTPMEGMADLTPWKCIKVLCLLRFLNPSREIRLGGGREINLRSLQPFALFVADALFVEGYLTTPGQDSDATQEMIEEMGFHVERGALSSQKAGV; this comes from the coding sequence ATGAACCCTTTTGAAACATTTGCGGAAAAAGCCCTTCGGGCTGAAGCGCTGAAGCACTCTGAATGTGTCGAGGTCCTTCGTGCGGAAGGAGAGGCACTTCTTCCCCTGATTCACGCGGCCTTTCGCGTTCGTAAAACGTATTTTGGACGGGGGATCAAACTCCATCGTCTGATTAATGCAAAAAGTGGCTTATGTCCTGAGGATTGTGGTTATTGTTCTCAGTCCGCTGTGTCCACTGCCCCCATCGAAACCTATCCCCTTCTTTCAAAGGAAAAAATCCTTCGGGAAGCGGAAAACGCCGTGGCGGCCAAAGCCCTTCGCTTTTGTATCGTGACCAGTGGTCGGGGGCCGTCCCTGCGAGAAATTGATCAAATCGGAGACACCGTTCGGGAAATTAAAGAAAAGTTTCCCCTGGAAATTTGCTGTTCCTTGGGTCTCCTGTCACCTGAACACGCGCGATCTCTTAAGAAAGCCGGAGTGGATCGCATTAACCACAATATTAATACCAGTGAGAGGTATCATTCTTCCATCTGTAACACCCATGGTTTTTCCGATCGGATCCAGACTTTAAAAAATGCCAAGTCGGCAGGATTGGATATTTGCTCCGGGGGAATCATCGGCATGGGGGAGTCCGAGGAGGATATTATCGATTTTGCCATGGTTTTTCGAGATCTGGAGGTGAATTCCATACCGATTAATTTTCTCAATCCGATCCCGGGAACCCCGATGGAGGGGATGGCCGATTTAACACCCTGGAAATGCATTAAGGTTCTATGTTTATTGAGATTTTTAAACCCTTCCCGTGAAATTCGTTTGGGGGGGGGTCGAGAAATCAATCTGAGGTCTTTACAGCCTTTCGCCCTTTTTGTAGCGGATGCTTTATTTGTAGAGGGCTATCTTACAACGCCGGGCCAGGACTCGGATGCAACGCAAGAGATGATCGAGGAAATGGGTTTTCATGTGGAGCGTGGAGCCCTCTCTTCCCAAAAGGCGGGGGTATGA